The genome window aatgataaataaatacatGTTAAGCATTTTATAAGATTCTTGTCATGGACTGTTTCTAAAGACCTAAACTACTATATATATCTGACCTTTGAGATATCTgcttaaagaataaaataaaagatttgcATAAAATTGTACTTAATTAAGATTTGCTTAATATGAACAAATCTATGTTACATAAGAAATCTgattaagaaattaaacattttttaatataatgaaattacatgTATACTCCCTATTTTATGGTGCTTTAGAACATTATAGAACAAGATCACAAATTAAAAGCAACTGTTGATAAGATTTAGATGGTTTATCTAATTAAGACGTCGGGTAATCCCTAGTTAAGTTGACGAAACAATTAGtttggtaatcacaaggttTCAAGTTGTCTGTGGGAGCTGTTCAttagctttcttggtttgagttggtCAGCTATGTGCAATTTAAGTTGGTTTATCtttttttggtcatttttcTACTAggattacaaaataaatttcactTAAAGCACATCTCTAAGTAATGATTGTGGACTTTccagtaaattatatatatatacatatatatatatatatatatatatatatataaaggtgaTATTAAGGTTATCATCCTCACTATCACTAACTATGTGTAGAAGTcttcacaaattaaaatagaagtAAATATCTTTGGTACCCTATTGTGAGGGCAAGGATCTTCTTTGATGATATGAAACCACTAAGAAATTACcacatataaattttgtattcaaaTGATAATAAAATCGTATGTACCAAATAAATGTTGATGAGAAAGGAGAATATTTGTTAGACCTACACCAACACAACgactttaaaaagaaattatgtgAACACACATGACGTTGGTTCCCAATAGAATAAGGTTTCATAAAGATTTCCATGTTTaaggaatttgttttcttcttacatctatgagttttttttgtttttgttttttttgaaggaTTTTGTGTTTCAATAACTTCTTTCCCATGATGAAGTTTTCTTAGGGTGAGtttggaaattaaaaaatttcagaagtcctttatttatatatatatatatatatatatatatatatatatatatatatatatatatatatggctatcaatagaaaaaaattaatcacCATGGATAATTTTGCTTGTTGATCATTGCATTGTCAAAATACGAAGAAATAgatcgtaatttttttttgtatgccACTTTTATTAGTATTTTCAAAGTCGATCGTACGACTCTTTAGGCATGCCCCACCGTGAACCTAATTTGGGTGTGTTTTTGCATACCAATTCGTTGGTTGGGCAAATATGCTTaacattttttaagaaaaaatttgTTATTAACAATTAAAATCATGATTCAATAATTCGTGACTATACATACAAAAAAGTacaagaaaaaatgaaaataaatataaatacattacaataataaaagtaacacacacatatatatatggcaaGAACTATTGCCGCTACTATTTCCCGTGcaatttctttaaataaataaataaataaatatatatatatatatatatatatatatttgagccaaattatattttttttaacaaataaataagctGGCATACAAGCACTACTTGATGACATTAATTGAACATAAGTTGAATTCCAAGTACGTCTTGGTCAAAGCTTGATGCATAACCTATTGATCCAGCTTGAATCCGACCGTGCACCCGTATATTATATCTAACATTGGAACTCATGCAAATTTCATATAAGTCATAATTCATACTCAAATTTTGTTGCTGCAGCAGCAGCATATTGACTATGCATAATAAAACACATTTTTATAACCATATGTCCATATATGCATGTgcatatattatacataccctAAACAAAGTATATATAGACCAATAGGATCAAATTccagtttcaaattattttttacattatatGTCAACATAAGCAAATTTCAAATCATGGAATTGGATTTCTCCATTCccagatttaaaaaataataactcaAATCGCTTCAATCAAATACTGTCACGCCAGACATAGTTTAAACGGTGCGATTTGAGGAAAAAATGTGACTAAAATATTAAGAATTTAAACAAGGTATTAAATGGCCCCATTATTAATCTTGGTTCTGTTTTTCATGAAACGGCGGATTCTGGCGAGTGCGACTTGGAGTGTTTGTTCAGTCATGTTAGCAAAGCAAACTCTGAACCACCCCGGCTCCGAGCAATGGCAAGAAGATCCCGGCGATATATTGAGCTTCACTTCACGCAAGAATTTTTCCCAGATTTCCAATTCGCATTCCCGCGTGGGTTCCTTCAAGAATGGGCTCAAATTCATCCAACAAAACAAGCCCGCGTTCCCTTTCAGGCAATCGATTCCGGCGGCTTTTAGCCCCTCCACTATCATGTCGTAGCGCCGCCTCAGCCTCTGGCGGTTGGTGTTTATGTAGTTGTGGGTGAAGTCCGTGTCGGACAGCATGGACGCCAAGAGCTGCTGCGTGTGCGAGGAGATTAAGGTGAAGCTCGACATTCGTCTGGCGGTCGTCACCACCTTGTCGTTGTAGGAGTATATGGTTCCCACACGGAATCCCGGGAGGCCTAGATCCTTGGACAGGCTGTAGACGATGTGGCATCTCTCGGAATCTTTGTGGTTTCTGGATTCTAGAATCTCGGCAATGCTGACGAATTCGGAGGAGGAGAATGCGGAGCCTGAGTAGATTTCGTCTGATACTAAATGGATGTTCTTCCTCGTCGCGAAATCCAAGATGTCTTCCAGGATTGATCTTTGAATGGTCGCACCCAGTGGGTTTGACGGGTTTGTTATTAGTATCCCTCTGATCTTTATTCCCTTAACTTCAGCTTCATTGTATGCTGTCTCTAACGCCGTCATAGTCACCTGAAAATTAGTTGAACTGTCACAATGGACTGGCACGATCTTCACTCCCGTTCTCCACCTTAAATCTCTATCAAAtctgtaaaataaataaataaataaaataccatCAGTAAATCAGAATTATTGTCTCATTAGCCTGACAGCTGCATTGCAGTGTGTGAGTTTTATCCTGTGGGGTAACTTTTTACAAACACTAAAATATTGATTCTCTCACATAATGAgctactaattaataattatttattccACCACATTCCTGTCTGGTTAAATGTGGGGTCCTCGGAACAGGAGATGTGAGTCCTTAGACTATAGTAAGGATTGTCTAGTCTAAACTAAAAACTTACCCAGGATAGTAAGGGGTTGGAACGAGCAAAGCATCGCCGGGATTAGCTAGAATGAAGGTTAAGAGCTCGTTAGCGGCGGTGGCGCCGGCGGTAATGACAACTCTTTCAGGATCAAATCTTGCTCTCCCACCTCTAATCTGTTCCATGAAGGAAGCCATTGCTTTTCTGAAAGAGAGAAGCCCATGATAGTCTTGAAACAACGCGTTTTCCCTAAACCCGGAACTGCTTGTTCTAGTTTCCGGGTGCTTCTCCAAGTACTCTTCCAACAAATCAAACGACacctaaacaaacaaacaacaacgTAGTACTCAtgtcaacaacattatattatcGTTACTACGTGTGGtaagatgatgatgaaggtCGAACTTACTTGATTCTCTGCCAAGCCCATTTGTATGACTCCCAACGGGTTATGCTTCTCATCAAAAGGGTCTTCGTCATATGCTTTCCACCCTGCAAAATACGGCGAGTTCTCGCCGTGGGTATCTGACACGGCAACCTTTGACAGTTCCACACAAGGTTGTTTTCGTTCTTCATTCTCAATACCCATGGCTAATAAATGTTCTTTGGGACAGAGAAATGGCCGGCCTGGGGTATCTATATAAAGAGAAGGAAGAGCAGAAGAGAAGTGAGGGATGGGATGAAGGTTCTGTCGAAGGGCCTCTATATATAGAgaggaaattaaaattactCGATATTTTCTCTATACCAAAACTCTACCAGATTTTTAGGTATacatatctatctatataatatatatatagagtaattAAATACTGGTTGCTGACAACTGTTATATATTTGTCATACCATTTATATACCTCAACAAAAACTACACCGCCGCCCAATTTCTACTTAGGGGTGTTTGGTAATAACGAATTTATTTTTCGAGCTTTCGGTGTTTGGCAATGTCCAGaaaatatgataaattattttctgtTAATCATGAAAAATAAGCTgctttttttcagaaaatgactttcaaaattttttttcaaaagtcatttttcgaaatGTCCAAAATGGTCGTCTCTCCCGTAGCCGGCCATTTTGGTCGGAACTGCTCTGATTTCCACCGGAACCagtttgttt of Ipomoea triloba cultivar NCNSP0323 chromosome 3, ASM357664v1 contains these proteins:
- the LOC116012987 gene encoding 1-aminocyclopropane-1-carboxylate synthase 7-like, whose product is MGIENEERKQPCVELSKVAVSDTHGENSPYFAGWKAYDEDPFDEKHNPLGVIQMGLAENQVSFDLLEEYLEKHPETRTSSSGFRENALFQDYHGLLSFRKAMASFMEQIRGGRARFDPERVVITAGATAANELLTFILANPGDALLVPTPYYPGFDRDLRWRTGVKIVPVHCDSSTNFQVTMTALETAYNEAEVKGIKIRGILITNPSNPLGATIQRSILEDILDFATRKNIHLVSDEIYSGSAFSSSEFVSIAEILESRNHKDSERCHIVYSLSKDLGLPGFRVGTIYSYNDKVVTTARRMSSFTLISSHTQQLLASMLSDTDFTHNYINTNRQRLRRRYDMIVEGLKAAGIDCLKGNAGLFCWMNLSPFLKEPTRECELEIWEKFLREVKLNISPGSSCHCSEPGWFRVCFANMTEQTLQVALARIRRFMKNRTKINNGAI